In Thermodesulfobacteriota bacterium, the genomic stretch GGTCGACATCTTGAAGGAGAAAGGCATTGAAGGTCCTGGTGCAGGGAAAAAAGCGGCGGACGACGGCAAAAAGGATGGCAGAGACCGCCTTAGAAGGCTTGGGGTATAAGGACCGCGAGCTTTCGGTCCTTTTGACGGACGACGCAGGCATAAGGGAGCTTAACTTGAGGTTCAGGGGCAAGGACAAGCCCACCGACGTGCTGAGTTTCCCGATGGAAGACCCCTCGCTCCTTGGAGATATCGCCATATCGATGGAGCGGGCCGGCGCGCAGGCCGCCGAATTTGGGGTAAGCGAGGACGAAGAGCTTGCAAGGCTCCTCGTTCATGGTATATTGCACCTTGCGGGCCACGACCATGTAAAGGGCGGCAGGCAGGCCAGGAAGATGAAGGAGAACGAGGAGACGCTCATGCGCCTTCTCAGGGAAAAGGGGCTTTATTGATAAGGATGAAGGTCTGGGGGGATTTCAGGAAGTACCTGCTGAAAGCGATAGAGATCGTAAAGCTCAGGAAGGAAGCGGCCAGGGAAGCCGGCTCGGACGAGGCGGCCCTGATCCCCGGGATACTGGTCCTGGCAATAGGCGGCCTGGCCGTGGCCATAGGGGCGATATTGCAGGGCGGCGCAAGCTCGCCGGTGGAGGCCGTTTTTTTCCTCTTCCTCGCGCCGGTACTCAATATCCTGGTCTTCTCTCTGTTCATATCCGTATTCCACGCCGTTGCGAGGCTTTTCGGCGGCAAAGCCTCGTTCCAGTCCTATTACAGGGCCGCGGCACTGGCTTCGATCGTAAGCTGGGCTCAGGCCATCCCAGTCGTCGGCTCCTTTATCGGCATATGGGGCATACCGGTGAACGTCATAGTCCTCGAGGGCGTCCATGGGTTGAAGCGCCTCGAGGCCGCCGCGGTCGTCTCCCTCATGATGGCGGCGGCCATGGGTCTTCTTTATTTTGCCGGCCTCTTGGGCTAAAATAGTCAAATGGACAGAAAAGAGGTCACAAGGCCGAAGAACTGGTTCGAGAGCCTGAACTACGCCATCGAGGGCGTAATCTACGCCTTCAAGACCCAGAAGCACATAAGGTATCATTACCTCATCGCCGCAGCCGCGCTCTTCACAAGCCTTTTCCTCGAGCTCCCGATGACCGAGTTCGTCCTCTTCACAATGGCGGTCCTCTTTCTCCTTTTCGCGGAGATGGTCAACACCGCCCTGGAGGAGATAGTCAACCTGGTCGAGGAGAAGCACCACATGACCGCCAAGAACGCCAAGGACGTGGCTGCCGGGGCCGTGCTCATAGCCTCGGTCGGGGTAGCGGTCATGGTCTACACGATATTCTCCAAGTACCTTCACGAGCCCATCGGCGTGGCCATACGCGAGGCGCGGGCCTTCTCCGTGCACATAGCCGTAATATCGCTCCTCCTTGTCCTCATATCGGTCGTGTGCCTGAAGGCGCTCACTCGGAGGGGGAGGCCGCTCCACGGCGGGATGCCGAGCGGGCACGCGGCGGTCGCGTTCTCCATCTTCACCAGCATAACCGTGCTTACGCTCGACCCGACGGTGGCGATACTCGCCTTTGCGCTCGCTTTCATGGTGAGCCATTCGAGGCTCCTGGGCGGCATACACTCGAAGCTCGAGATATTCCTGGGGGGCCTCCTGGGGTTCGGCCTGACGCTCCTCGTCTTCAGGATATTCTTCATGACTCTGCAATGAAAAAGCTCATCCTTGCAGCGGTTTCGGGCGTGGCCCTTGTGCTCGCGTTCCCGCCCTTCGGGCTGGGCTTTCTTGCGTGGTTCGCGCTCGTCCCGCTCTTGATAGCGCTCGAAGGAGAGGGGCGGCTGAGGGGTTTTTCGCTCGCCTTCGCATCCGGCTTCGCTTTCCATCTCGGCTCCGTGTACTGGGTCGTCCACTCGATGCATAACTTCGGTGGAGTGCCTATTGCCGCCAGTATCGGTGTCATGCTCCTGCTGGTCCTGTACCTGAGCCTTTTCTGGGGCGCCTTCGGCTTCGTCTTCTCGCTCGCGTCCAGGCTCGATAATATCGGAAGGCTCCTCGTCCTCCCTTCCGCCTGGGTCGCGCTCGAGTTCCTGAGGGGGCACCTCTTTACCGGCTTCCCCTGGGTGCTCGCGGGATATACGCAGGCCGGGTATCTGCCGCTCATACAGGTGGCCGACACTACCGGGGTATGGGGGGTCTCGTTCGCGGTGGTCGCGGTGAACGCGGCGCTGGCTTCAGTTGCCGGGCATCTCCTCCGTAAAGAGGAGGGGATGCCGCCCTTGCTTCCGGCTGCCGTTGCGGCAGCGCTCGTCCTCTCGATGGCGTCGTACGGCTTTGTCCGGATGAAGGCGGTTGACGGGGAAGTGCGGAGGTGGAGCGGCATAAAGGTCGGGATAGCGCAGGGCTCAATAGACCAGTCGGTCAAATGGGACGGCAGGTACCAGGAGAGCACGATAGACATATACAGGGGGCTTACCTCGCTCGCCTCGGACCGGTTGGCGCACCTTGTCGTATGGCCGGAGACCGCCATCCCCTACTACTATGAGCCGGACCAGATAGAGAAGGGCCCGGTTGGGGAGCTTGCGAGGAAAACGGGGTCGTACGTATTGACCGGGGCCCCCTCTTACACTTATAATCCGGTCTCGAATTCGGTACAGTACTTTAACAGCGCCTTTCTCCTGAATGCCGTGGGCGAAACCGTCGGGAGATATGACAAGTCGCACTTAGTGCCGTTCGGCGAATATGTTCCGCTCCGGGGCATATTGCCGGTCAAGAAGCTCACGGCAGGCGTAGGCGATTTCACGGAGGGGCCCGGGCCTCTTCCGATACCGTTCGAGGGGGGCGGCATAGGGGTGCTCGTCTGCTTCGAGTCCATATTCCCCGAGATAGCCAGGGGGCAGGTAAAGGCCGGGGCTACAGTGCTCGTCAACCTGACGAACGACGCGTGGTTCGGGCATACGTCGGCCCCGTACCAGCACTTCCAGATGTCTGTATTGAGGGCCGTGGAGAACAGGTCGTTCCTCGTCCGCTCGGCCAACACCGGCATAAGCGGGTTCATAGACCCTAACGGCAGGGTGAGGGAGGCGACGGGCCTTTTTGAGAGGACCGTCCTTGTGGACGAGGTGCGGATGCGCTCCGGCGCGCCGACATTTTATACGGCTTACGGCGACCTCTTCGCGTGGGGCTGCTCGATAATCGCCGGTGTCTTCACCGGAACAAGTTTAAGAAGGAGGAAATGAACAATGTTCGAGGAGCTCAAGGAAGACCTGCACGGGGTGCGGGAGAGGTATAACGAGCTAAGGAGCTATCTTTGACCAGGCTTCCAGGGCTGATGAACTGAAGGAACTCGATGCAAGGCTTTCGGACCCCGCGGTGTGGGCCGACCCTGAAGAGGCGCAGAAGCTCACGAAGAGGAAGGCCCAGCTAACCTCGGGGCTGGACGTCATCGGCAGGATAGGCGCTTTGGTCGAAGAGGCCGAGGTCCTTCTCGAGCTCGCGGACGAGGCGCATGACGACTCCGTGGCCAGGGAGTCCGGGGAGAAGCTCAAGGAGGCGAGCGAGGCCATAAGGAAGGCCGAGGTCCAGAGGATGCTCTCGGGCGAGCACGACCGCTCGAACGCCATCGTCTCCATACATCCCGGCGCGGGCGGCACAGAGGCGCAGGACTGGGCGGAGATCCTCTTACGGATGTATCTCCGGTGGGCCGAGTCCAGGGGCTACGCTACAGAGGTGCTCGACTACCAGCCGGGCGACGAGGCTGGGATTAAGAGCGTCACATTCACCGTCTCCGGCGAGTACGCTTACGGGTACGCGAAGGCAGAGGGCGGCGTGCACAGGCTCGTGCGGATTTCCCCCTTCGACGCCAACAAGAGGAGGCACACGTCTTTCGCCTCGGTGTTCGTGTATCCCGAGATCGAGGAGGACGTCGAGGTCGAGGTGAACGAGGCTGATTTGAAGGTCGACACCTTCCGCGCAAGCGGCGCCGGCGGGCAGCACGTCAACAAGACCGATTCGGCCGTGAGGATAACCCACGTCCCGACCGGGATAATCGTCCAGTGCCAGAACGAAAGGAGCCAGCACAAGAACAGGGCCGTTGCGATGAAGCTTCTCCGCTCCAGGCTATATGAGCTTAAGCAGAAGGAGCAGGAAGAGAAGATGCAGGAGTTTACGAAGGAGAAGCGCGAGATCGCCTGGGGAAGCCAGATAAGGTCATACGTCATGCAGCCATACAGGCTCATAAAGGACCACAGGACCGGCTACGAGACCGGGAACATAGACCCGGTGCTAGACGGCGCGCTTGACCAGTTCATAGAGGCGTACCTTCAAGCCTTTGCCGGCAAGGGTTTGAAAAAGTAGTATTTCGGGCCATTTGCGGGGAGTAGCCGCTGTCATTATGGTATGCCGGCATCCCTGCCTTGAGGCGCATGGAAAATAGTAGGCGCACTTGCGGCAGGTTATGATATACTTATAAATTGTGGCAACCTCTAAAAATTGAGTCTTTTCCCCGGACTCTGTGTCAGGCCGGGAATAAAAATGCTCACATATTATCATAATATGCTCCGCTTTTTATTCCCGGCCTTCCTTGATTGCGTGGAAAATCTCTAGTTTTTAGAGGTTGCCTTGCGCGACTCTATCGCGCGGACGCAGCAGCATCTCCGATTGGCCTGTTTTTTCTCTTAGCCCGCCGGAAAAAAAGCCCTTGACAAGGCAGAGGTTGTGTTTTATATATTAAAATTCTGTTTTCGCCGTCAGGAGAGGCGTGGTACGCCTTTTTTCCGGTTTTGTGCTTTCTCCAGTTTTCACGCTGGCGTAGCTCAACGGTAGAGCAGCTGATTTGTAATCAGCAGGTTGCGGGTTCGAATCCCATCGCCAGCTCCAGTTGAGATTCGGCGGTCTTTACCGGCCTGGCAATGTCCGGAGGATTTAAGTGGCTGGTCATCTCGCCTGGTCCCATTCTCCAGGAGTCGAACTCGACCTTTGAACGAACCAGGCCCGATCGTAAGCCGGGCGCATCCGAGCCCTCGTCGGGCCGGGCGAGCGAATAGCAAGGTATCCCGCCCTGCGGTCAGCGGGCGGGCGGCTTGAACCCGTTTCCTGAATGGCGAGCCGGTACAGGAAGTTTCATACAGCTTGGCAATGGAGAGGTTCCCGAGCGGCCAAAGGGGGCAGACTGTAAATCTGCTGGCTCAGCCTTCGGAGGTTCGAATCCTCCCCTCTCCACCATTATATCAGGATTTCGCGCGGGTGTAGTTCAATGGTAGAACTCCAGCCTTCCAAGCTGGATGCGTGGGTTCGATTCCCATCACCCGCTCCATTTAAATATAACGGCGACTGCGCCGGAGCGCAACCGGAACCTGAAATCTATACGCCCATGTAGCTCAGTTGGTAGAGCACTTCCTTGGTAAGGAAGAGGTCAGCGGTTCAATCCCGCTCATGGGCTCCAACTGACCCGAAATCAAAATATATTCTGCCTGGAGGAAAAAATGAGCAAGGCTAAATTCGAGAGAGGCAAGGCGCACCTTAACGTAGGCACGATAGGCCACGTTGACCACGGGAAGACCTCGCTTACCGCGGCGATAACCAAGGTCCTTAGCTCGAAGGGGTACGCGGAGTTTCTTGCGTACGAGAACATAGACAAGGCGCCCGAGGAGAGGGAGAGGGGAGTAACGATCTCCATATCCCACGTCGAGTACCAGACGGACAAGAGGCACTACGCGCACATAGACTGCCCGGGCCACGCGGACTACATAAAGAACATGATAACGGGCGCGGCGCAGATGGACGGCGCGATAATGGTGGTCTCCGCGGCTGACGGCCCGATGCCGCAGACGAGGGAGCATATACTCCTTGCGAGGCAGGTTGGGGTTCCCTACATAGTCGTATTCCTTAACAAGGTTGACATGGTAGACGACAAGGAGCTTCTGGACCTTGTGGAGCTCGAGGTGAGGGAGCTTCTGAACCAGTACAAGTTCCCGGGTGACGAGATCCCGGTAATAAAGGGGAGCGCCCTTAAGATACTGGAGTGCGGGTGCGGCAAGAAGGAATGCCAGTGGTGCGGGGCGATACACGAGCTTACCGAGGCGCTGGACACCTATATACCGGAGCCCAAGCGGGAAGTGGACAA encodes the following:
- the ybeY gene encoding rRNA maturation RNase YbeY gives rise to the protein MGYKDRELSVLLTDDAGIRELNLRFRGKDKPTDVLSFPMEDPSLLGDIAISMERAGAQAAEFGVSEDEELARLLVHGILHLAGHDHVKGGRQARKMKENEETLMRLLREKGLY
- a CDS encoding YIP1 family protein, with protein sequence MKVWGDFRKYLLKAIEIVKLRKEAAREAGSDEAALIPGILVLAIGGLAVAIGAILQGGASSPVEAVFFLFLAPVLNILVFSLFISVFHAVARLFGGKASFQSYYRAAALASIVSWAQAIPVVGSFIGIWGIPVNVIVLEGVHGLKRLEAAAVVSLMMAAAMGLLYFAGLLG
- a CDS encoding diacylglycerol kinase codes for the protein MDRKEVTRPKNWFESLNYAIEGVIYAFKTQKHIRYHYLIAAAALFTSLFLELPMTEFVLFTMAVLFLLFAEMVNTALEEIVNLVEEKHHMTAKNAKDVAAGAVLIASVGVAVMVYTIFSKYLHEPIGVAIREARAFSVHIAVISLLLVLISVVCLKALTRRGRPLHGGMPSGHAAVAFSIFTSITVLTLDPTVAILAFALAFMVSHSRLLGGIHSKLEIFLGGLLGFGLTLLVFRIFFMTLQ
- the lnt gene encoding apolipoprotein N-acyltransferase, whose product is MKKLILAAVSGVALVLAFPPFGLGFLAWFALVPLLIALEGEGRLRGFSLAFASGFAFHLGSVYWVVHSMHNFGGVPIAASIGVMLLLVLYLSLFWGAFGFVFSLASRLDNIGRLLVLPSAWVALEFLRGHLFTGFPWVLAGYTQAGYLPLIQVADTTGVWGVSFAVVAVNAALASVAGHLLRKEEGMPPLLPAAVAAALVLSMASYGFVRMKAVDGEVRRWSGIKVGIAQGSIDQSVKWDGRYQESTIDIYRGLTSLASDRLAHLVVWPETAIPYYYEPDQIEKGPVGELARKTGSYVLTGAPSYTYNPVSNSVQYFNSAFLLNAVGETVGRYDKSHLVPFGEYVPLRGILPVKKLTAGVGDFTEGPGPLPIPFEGGGIGVLVCFESIFPEIARGQVKAGATVLVNLTNDAWFGHTSAPYQHFQMSVLRAVENRSFLVRSANTGISGFIDPNGRVREATGLFERTVLVDEVRMRSGAPTFYTAYGDLFAWGCSIIAGVFTGTSLRRRK
- the prfB gene encoding peptide chain release factor 2 (programmed frameshift), with amino-acid sequence MFEELKEDLHGVRERYNELRSYLDQASRADELKELDARLSDPAVWADPEEAQKLTKRKAQLTSGLDVIGRIGALVEEAEVLLELADEAHDDSVARESGEKLKEASEAIRKAEVQRMLSGEHDRSNAIVSIHPGAGGTEAQDWAEILLRMYLRWAESRGYATEVLDYQPGDEAGIKSVTFTVSGEYAYGYAKAEGGVHRLVRISPFDANKRRHTSFASVFVYPEIEEDVEVEVNEADLKVDTFRASGAGGQHVNKTDSAVRITHVPTGIIVQCQNERSQHKNRAVAMKLLRSRLYELKQKEQEEKMQEFTKEKREIAWGSQIRSYVMQPYRLIKDHRTGYETGNIDPVLDGALDQFIEAYLQAFAGKGLKK
- the tuf gene encoding elongation factor Tu, encoding MSKAKFERGKAHLNVGTIGHVDHGKTSLTAAITKVLSSKGYAEFLAYENIDKAPEERERGVTISISHVEYQTDKRHYAHIDCPGHADYIKNMITGAAQMDGAIMVVSAADGPMPQTREHILLARQVGVPYIVVFLNKVDMVDDKELLDLVELEVRELLNQYKFPGDEIPVIKGSALKILECGCGKKECQWCGAIHELTEALDTYIPEPKREVDKPFLMPVEDVFSISGRGTVVTGRVERGIVKVGEEIEIIGLRPTTKTTVTGVEMFRKLLDEGRAGDNIGALLRGTKKEEVERGQVLAKPGSVTPHTKFKGEVYILTKEEGGRHTPFFNGYRPQFYFRTTDVTGIVTLPEGTEMVMPGDNISIDVALITPIAMEEGLRFAIREGGRTVGAGVVTKITE